In the genome of Sebastes fasciatus isolate fSebFas1 chromosome 23, fSebFas1.pri, whole genome shotgun sequence, the window GCTTAcggtgcaaacaacggcaacgaAAGTGCTGCTAGCCCATGgagcacactcacatgcacgaacctaactaagtcgttttattttgaaaatactggaGCGGAAATggaagtcgtgctgagcgtcacgaaaaaaaggaaattattgTCTGTGTACACGAAtgaaatagattcaatttcgtgactatttcaaaAACTGCGACTGTGAGATTGTGTTgtatatttacatgtatttatataattatgGTCTCATTAATTTATTTCAGGATTAATTTCatagacatatttatttatttatttatttttgaatgatTTTGTCTGAATATATATGTGCAAAAATATATTCTCATTGACGTATAGTGACTTGTTAAGAGTCAGTGTAGTGCATGTACTAAACATATAAAGTTATACAAGTATGGAAAATAAATGCTGTGCTATATTTAGCATGCACTATATACTGAATACACAcaagcaaatatatatatatatatatatatatatatatatatatatggcatgCCCTTcaggaaattattatatatataatgtgaaatttgagaatattgaatgaaatcctgaatatattgaatgaaactgagaatatggaatgaaatttgacgTCATCACGGCGCTGCTGCCATcattcattccatatattcaggatttcattcaatattcttaaatttcacattatatatataataatttcctgCATGCCataatatatatgttatatatatatatattataacaatatatatatatatatatatatatatattgttatatatatatatatattgttataacaatatgttatatatttatatatatatatatatatatatattgttatatattgttatatatttcCTTGAAAGCCATACACACTATTCATTACTTTTTATGGCACCTGTTGAAACCACATCATGCCACATCATGAATAATCAGGGGCAGTACCATAGCTGTAATCACTTGGCTCTTTGACATCGAATCAATGTTCAATCAATTCATCAACTCATCAATCAATTCATCTaattattagattagattaaactCAATCAGGAGGGAATAACAAAAATATGGTATTACTGTATAATGTCTTTCTaagttttcaaaaataaaaacttaTCCTGTGAACCTttactccatccatccattatccctTATATATCTACCTTCTTATGTATACTCCCTGGGTCACAGGGGACAAACCTGTTGGTGGATGGGAGGAGTCGATAAACCAGCATGTGTTGGACTCTAGTCGTTACTAGAAAAAGCAATCCCGTTACTGCCACCACCAACAAACAGGACTCACTGTAGTAAACTGATGCGCATCGCTATTGGACGCAGCCTGGTTggactccagcagcagcagcatcagttaCTCTAACAACGCAGATGAGCGCGTCTGGAACAGTCGCTCCTTGGTGCGCGCTGGAGATGGATCAGGATTATGCACTCTAGTCTGCAGCGCATAAGagggaaaaacaaagaaaaggtgCCCAAATGAACCACCGCCCTCCAGGCTCCCCCGGCGTGCAATGGCTTAACAGGAGAGACATGAGTGTCCGGACGGAGGACAGCATCACCTTGTGCCAAAGGGCTCTCCAAATCGTTACTGAACTTTGTCTCACTGGACACGTGGACCGGGACAAATGCTCGGATATATTCCCCCTGGAGAGCAACATACCAGGTAAAGGAAACGCAGGTAAATAAGCaaaaaaagtctttattttatttctttcccTCAATTAATCACTTTGTTTCCTCCAAAGAAAGAGACTGACCTGTTGCAAGGAGAaaccaaacattaaaaaaaaaatggaaattcgtgtctatgtatagattaaatttcgtgactatttcaaaAAGCCTTGAGACTGTGTAATACATgtatatttacatgtatttatatattctcATTAATTTATTTCAGGATTAATTTCAtagccatatttatttatttctgaagGATTTTgtctgaatatatatatgtgcacaaATATACTCTCATAGTGACTTGTTAAGAGTCAGTGTAGTAatctaatataaaaaaaaaaaaaaaaaatggaacatAAGAACAGTGAACTGtgcatatacatataaaaataaataaataaaaagataatcCCGGTAGTGTAGTGCATGTACTAAACATATAAAGTTATACAAGTATGGGAAATAAATGCTGTGCTATATTTAGTACTTTGTTCCCTGCAAAGAAAGAGACTGACCTGTTGcagcattttgaaaaaaaaaaaaaaaaaaaggagaaaccaAACATATGCTCTCCTTTACTATTAAAACTTTATTACAACACttagttgtatttttattgcgTTGAACTGTTCCCAAAGTGTTTGTCGACCTGTTACGCATCTTGCTGCAGCGCCAGACTGCTGAAATAGCAACAGGTGGAAAAACAGACTGAGGTGGCCATCTGATATCctgcctttctttctttcactccGTCTTTCTTTCCATTTTTCACTTTGCAATCTGGGGGAATTTACTCAATGTCAGTTTGATTAAGACGTTTTTGAAAAGCTGCATGTATATACAGAAAGCTGCAGTGCAAACTTTGCATTTAAATATCAATAACAGGAAATGTCATGAGCAGATGGGAGCTTTTTTTTCCCATGCATTTCTCGATGCTGAGGTTTTATATGACTTTATATTGTCCTGCTTTATCAAACAGGTGCATATGCTGCCCCCTCTTTCTTACAGCTggctttctctccttttttctctttctcccttgCATGTTTGTCTGTCATATTTTGTCCCTCGcttgcctctcctctccttttcatgTGTCTCTTGTCCTCCTCTATGGGTCTCTCCATGGTTACGTGTAGACATCTCTATTAGTCTACTAGCTGTGGTCGTGGGTTTCTGTGGCCTCGCCCTGTTGGtagtctctctctttgtcttttggAAGCTGTGCTGGCCCATTTGGAGGAGCAAGGCTCTGTCGGCCCACGCCGAAAATGGCCTCCACGTGGTCTTCCCCGAGGCGCCTCCGGCCAACTCCCCGCCGGTCACCGAGTGCAAAGCGCCGGAGGTGGAGAAGAAGTACTACCCGCTGGAAGTGAAGGCGAACGGACGGAGCACCGTCAAGCTCCTGGAGGCGGCCATGAAGATCAGCCAGACGTCTCCGGACATCCCCGCCGAGGTGCAAACAGCCCTGAGGGAGAAGCTCAGCCAGCAGGCTAAGATCCAGAGGCAGACCACCGAGccaacctcctcctccaggtaCCCCACATGAACCCGCTGCTCTCACAACCCCTCCCTGTCTGGTTGAGAAGCTATTTATACACATGTATCTGCGATTACGGTACAATTGTAGCATTTCTGAACCCACATTGGTTTGTTTTCCTACAGTAGTACACACAAACGTGATGTCTACCCGATGCAAAATACTGCCCTGACAGTGCATGACAGTGTAGCCACTTTCCTTGAGGTGGTTTGGCACGTGTCATGAAGAGCAGCGAGGGCTATGTACCCGCTGACCTTGAAATGCTGGCACATGTTGAATTGTGTGTCTCTTGCTCTGTctgaccagaaaaaaaaaaatcccctccTGTAGGCTCATCAGCCAGACTCACGGCGGTGAGTCTCCTCCCTCCAGTTGGAACCTTATAATCTGTTCTACGTGCGAGTCAAGCTGATGAGGTAACGGCGAGGAGCAACCACAGTAATTAAACAACCAGCTCTCGcttctcttttgttttgcagcacTGTGTTTAAACAAGAACGTCCATAATTAGCAATGCTGTGGGGTGGGAGCTGTCATGGTGGAAGGTTGGTTTCTGGTGAGACGCGCCAGGCAGCTGCGCTCAGTTTCTCAGAGGAAGCCTTTATTGACATTTACTTTGGTTTATCGTTAGGCTCGTTAATTCCTTTATATTGACACCAAGGTCTTCATGAATTACACACCCACCAGGGATGCAGAACGGCCAGGTTAAAGATTGCAACGCCTACTGTCTTAATCCTTCCACCTACTCTTTTGACAGCAATTCTCGATTACCGATGAATGtttcctttttgaatgacaaaattacaaaaacacCTACGATGTGCTCTTAGCTCAAACCCAATACCGGTGTAGAgcagtgaagccaatgcagaagtgccttaaacttgcagtctttctaatagccagcagggggcgactactctggttgcaaaaagaagtctgattgtatagtagtctatgagaaaaatgagcctacttctcacttgatttattacctcagtaaacattgtaaacatgagtttatggtctcaatcgctagtttcaagtcttcttcaatacagcatgatgttcatttagtaaattatagtcccatttagagtcaaatagaccataaagcagggtatgctttagggcggggctaccttgtgattgacaggtcgctaccacggcgttgtccggtctgggagttgtccgtgttttcatcttacaacttaaaccctttcacagtgtgttttcagttcatcatgATTGTCACTGTTTGGAGATTCTTTCCCGATTATTTTGGGGCAAGAATAAGTCCTAGCATGATTTTATTTGTCTTATATAATCATAAGTGATGAACTCTTTATCTTATCAACCAGAGTTCTAATTGTTATcaatcattcattttttttttttttttttttttttttaaaaaggtacagtgtgtaggatttggcaacatatagtggtgtggttgcagatttcaaccaactgagtacctctccgcccactcctccctttccaagaatGCGATAATGTGAGACGTTGAGTGCAAAACCGtcgtaacgccgttcgcctcgctcagaggccatcctcaccataataacactactttaggagcaacggaaatcagacggcggctggctcacgttaccagtttcacaagcgtgtcggagaactacggtggccttcaggtaacttaaaaatgtaaaagcCTCTgttctagagccagtgtttggtttgtccgttctgttcTACTGTAGtcacatggcggagcaacatgaagaGGACCggttccctatgtagatatgaagggctcattctaagctaacaaaaacacaacgcctcttagtttcaggtgattatacactaatgaaaacatagttatgaatattatattccatttctgctaataaattccccagaaatgttacacactgttcctttaaatattgTGAACAGGTAGCATCTGTTTTTGGAAAACTGCAAACAAAAGGATGtgtttgtaactttctgaaTTTTAGAAATTCTCACATCCAACTTCTTTGTTCATGTTCATGATGTCATTATTGAAAACTGAAACAGAAAGCAATTAAATTAGAGTTTTATCTCTGGTGTTAGTAGTGGATTTGGTGTAACCCCCAGTGTATTGAGTGTATGTTACGGTTTAAAGAGGATTAAAAGTCAACAACTCGACCGCAAAAGTCAAATAGTTACTACTATTCTCTGTCCAGTTAGTATTCAATGtgtttaggttgtatttttaatcattttttacttttcccTTAAGGTTTGTACTGGCAAACATAAAGCCTTCTATGTTGTTTACAATACTTGAGTGCACAGTATTTAATTTTCAGCTGTGCCTCCTGTGCCATACCATTTGTGCCGTGGCTGTCAGATCGCTGTGATTGTCTAACTGTCAGAAAGGAGGAGGGCCAGTTGCTAGGTGACAAGATTGGCGAGTCAAACAGGGccgtcgtttttttttttcataagatGTCAACTTCACAGAAATTTGCTGCATTCAGGTAATTTATATAAGAGCTTCAATCTGAATGCTGGAGAtaggttttttttccaaaaccaaACGTCAGTACCAAAGATGAAGAAAATGTGGCCACTTGTAATGTTATTGTCTGGTACTACTTTCAGGGTAAAACCAGGTGTGTTCAGTGAGAAAGAACAAGGATGTTGAATTTACTTTGAAGTAGGTCACAGTGTCCTTAGGTTGTCTACAAAATCAAGGTTGTGGGGTCTGGATTTTAGGCAAATTAAGCCACTTTACAAGGCTCAAAGGACAATATGTGTAGTATATTAgagttgtcaaagttaacacgataacgcaaattcgttataacgccactaatttctttaattcaACTCGCGATTTTTAGAAtgaagatcctggcatcatatgaaactagaaaacctaaagaatccattgataccgACCATGTCATATTGGCTtgttgctaaattttggcagggaaaaactgtcaaggccattttcaaaggggtcccttgacctctgacctcaagatatgtgaatgaaaatgggttctatgggtacccacgagtctcccctttacagacatgcccactttatgataatcacatgcagtttggggcaagttgtagtcaagtcagcacactgacacactgacagctgttgttgcctgttgggctgcagtttgaatgttatgatttgagcctatttttatgctaaatgcagtacctgtgagggtttctgtcattgttttgtgttgttaattgatttccaatcataaatatatacatacatttgcataaagcaagcattttttcccactcccatgttgataagagtattaaatacttgacaaatctccctttaaggtacatttgaatagatacaaaatgtgggattaatctcaattaaatatggacaatcgtgcaattactcgcgattaaatatttaaatcgactgacagccctagcgTATATCATATGATTGGCGAGGTCATTGTGAGCATTTTAAGCTATTATTTTCCAACATGCATCAAGCATATTGAAAGATATACCTCAAAAGAATCATTACTGGTATGTCAGATGGTTGTTCAGTGAATATTTATGCTTCTCAGCTAGATTCTGCTTCTTTCCTGAAGACAAACCAAAGCTATTCTACCAGACGGTATATGTCAATGCATGTGCCATGAGTGCCACATTATTATGCATGATGCGTTTCAGATGTACTTCTCTCCTGACAAACCATTAGCGCTCATCATAACAAAGCCACTCATGCATAGCACTGACACTTGAGACGTTTATCAAATGCCCTTTACCCTTTCCAACAGGCACAATTCATTCCGGCGCCACCTGCCTCGTCAGATGAATGTCACCAGCGTTGACTTCAGCCCGGACACATTGCCTCTCCGCCAGTCCTCGACAGTGAGCATTGGAAGAATAAAACCCGAACTCTACAAGCAGAAGTCTGTGGACTCAGAGGATGGGGCCAAAGAGCCCGTGGAGACTTGCGGAAAGCTCAGCTTCGCGCTGCGCTACGACTACGAGGAGCAAGCGTTGGTGGTGAGAATCCTCAAGGCCTTGGAACTGCCTGCCAAAGACTTCACGGGCACCTCCGACCCGTACGTGAAGATCTACCTGCTaccagagaggaagaagaagttcCAGACACGCGTCCACCGCAAGAACCTGAACCCCATGTTTGACGAGACCTTCTGTTTCCCCGTGGTGTACGACGAGATTTGCAACCGCAAGCTGCACTTCAGCGTCTACGACTTCGACCGCTTCACCAGCCACGATATGATTGGCGAGGTGGTGGTGGACAACCTCTTTGAACTCTCTGATCTTTCCAGGGAGGCTGTGGTGTGGAAGGATATTCACGCAGCAACTACAGTGAGTTGGCGTTCACACTAACACACTGCCAAGTCCTCACATATGTGGAAATTGTTGCTATGTGAGCACCACACTTCTGTGTTTCCAATGAGTCAATTGGGAACTTgtactgattttaaaaaaggtcTAAACATGAAGTATTGCACTGAATCACTTCTAATAGCCCAGATTCATCAACAGCGTTCCACAAAAGTGGCAGGTTGAACACGTTGCATAATTCAAACGCTCTGGGAAATGCATTTCATCAGCAAAACACCCACACAGACATTTTCCAGAAACTGCTGGGTATTCCACAGATATAAATATAGCAACAGAGAGTAAAACGATCTGATCACAAGATATACAAACTGTAGCAATATACTCTCAAACTTTAAAGTATTTATACAAACAGGGTACAGCGTACTGTAAATAATATGTCCTCATATGAACTGGTAATTTAGCCCAGATTGTATTTCACTCCTACATTAACACTGATTACAGTTTACTCAAGAGCCTCTGCGTTATTTATGAATGTTTTCATTGTGATAAACACTGGGCCATTGTTGTCAGGTTCACAATAGCTGTGGGCTAGCTATATTAATAGTAACCGAAGCTTTGCATACAGACTGACTAGAGATGATTGCAATGACCGTTGCAATGTATAACAGGccgctatgggcgcagttctgatgttggactctgaaGACCGTTTTgtatcaaaatattgatttcttaagtaagtagctgtgtaataagcaggataatgtacagcaagcgggtcattgttgtgaaataaacccctccagggcgatgcaagaacgctctgtcagggtttatttcacaacaatgaccggctcgctgtacattatcgcTTACATATTTGTTAATCTGTTAAGACATTATTGTTTTTGATCACATCAATGGTGATTACCTGCTCACCTCTGCTCCAACTTTTGGGGTTTTATGGCTACCGTTAAGTGTTGGAAAGAGATGATAATGCAAAGTGAGGCCATAGTACGGTGTGCCTTCTATACCCAGTATATACAAGATCAAGAGGCTTGCTACAGTATGCTAACACGGGTTCACAAGCTAGAGTTTAGGCTACTAGGGAAGTAACCGTTCGTGGCGCAGCCGTTCGAAGcaggccgattgcttggctAAAACTcaaaatgagttagcattttgttctacaatataaaatatatcagtaaataccccacccGTGTGACTtttaagcttttacgtgtcttaaaaaaggtggttgctaacaagtggctaaatgagactattaaACATCATCGCGCCGAACACTAGTCCacctttagcttagtggtggaGACGTGAAGTCATGGGACCGTGgcgtagttcgtttatagcctaacgttagctttttacttctgccgattgtgtttacgcttcaaaaatcatggTGTTCTTttatgaagattatcttgctgaacaaaatgtgtaagtatcataaacgtttgtttgccacagtgcttattttctgcaataatcaaaaacccaatggaaaaatcccattggctttttgtcgagggaaccagtgcgatgctaactgccgagttggcctacaaaaatatgtcatccctgcagcactctattgctGCTGCAGCGTTGTCGAGAACCGCACATTGCCCGTTGACTCCagagaagtgaagaagagttcggTTGTAACATTAGTAtgtccagcatccagcagcaaaagtgaactgcagtcattGAGTCGCAGTTTGTAAAGGCCCGCTGAGGAAAACATGCTCACCTCAGTCTGCAGAACCCTGTAGCCTTGCCCCTGCTGCTGTACAGAGAGCTTTCGcttgtttattaatattaaatgtgTCGCAGATTGCACCAAATTCGTCAAAacactcccttgggtccccagcaatacacccgccaaatgtgaagtagattggatgagtagttcttgagatatgtgaaggacacacagacaaacaaacaaagattccttgctttatccTTACATAAGCACATTATCTCGGCCTCACTGTTAACTCCACAAAGGAGATCATGTTTTCAGTCCAGTTTAGAAATTACCAGGATATCTCAAAAACTGAAAATGTGGTATTTGGTGTATAGAGGTCATTGGCCCAAGTAATTAGTTATTAATGCAGATCCAACCCCTTTTTTAAAGGATTTTAGGGCATTTTTGaacatttgtgttattttactgcTGAACTACTACAAAATGTCGTATACATTATGCACTAGATAATGCTGATCTGAATTGAGATGCGAATTACAATGCAGATTAaagaatattttacattttcttttataaattaGATATAAAATTTCGAGGATTATGCAGCCGTGGTGGAGGAATGATGCTCTCTAGTTACATACTGAGTTCAAGAACCACATACAAGAGGGTCTTTttggacatacagtacattacatACAAAAGGAGCTACAACAAACTGCTGCTTTTATGTGATGTGTGCTACAGTACCGAGAATGTATTGTGTATTGACATGGATAAGAAAGCTGACATTTCTTTTCAAGTAGCCCAAAGAGCAAAACTAAAAGATATATTCATTGTTAGTGCTGAAgcatttaaatgtcttgttaacagagagttaaatatgtaagttgttttgttttttaagtacTTAAATCAGCCAACAGAGTATCATTTGAGCCCTTCCTTGGCCTTGATTGTGTTGGATTATATTGACCTCCTCAAACTGCAGGCCACAGATCAAGGTGAAAACTCCCTCCTGTGTCGGTACACCCCAGGGCAGCTTCAGTTACTTTGTGGATTTATACTTCACATGAAGGGGTTGGATGTGTCATTCTtaaagtgtgtatgtgagagagagagagagcttttaTGGCATATGTAGCATTTCCAAAGGTTTGTGGGTGGATGTGAGTAATTCCACTGCAGAGTTGTGATACATTTGATATTTAAAGTCTTAATTTAtgatttttattacattattacattaatagGAACACTCTACTGTCAGTAAACCAGAAAAGGTAGTCTTGGATAACTCAATTAGCCAATGCAGCTCTGCTTTCAGTTTCATGTCATGCATCCAAAGTCTGTTTCAAAGCTAACATGAAGTTTTCTACATTACTAGAGTAGTGAACTTTCTTGGTTTCTTCATAAACTTTTTCATCTGTATCCTAAAACCTAAGCACGCCCATTAAACGTAATAATTACGACAATACGATCTTTAACATAATAGGCTTACTTCAACACAACTAACTGACTACCTGAAGAAAATACTAGTGTCGTCTTTTGACTAGCAGTGTTGTGGGACAACAACGAATATGTTATCtagtttataataataacaaaatatggtcccatttacagtttaaatagaccataaatcaggggatgctttagggtgtggctaccttgtgattgacaggtcgctaccacagctttgtccggtctgggagttggcCGTGTTTTCCTCTTAAGGTCAATCCCCACTGAAAGCGTTATAGGAAGCGTTTTTGACATCTGTCACTCGCACATCTCACGCTACATGTCCACAAGATCCGGCGAGGACGCTAGGGGACATGGGTGACGTAACCTATCGTGGAATGCActtgattggtccctggttttctgcttacTGTTTCAAAAAGGGAACAATAAGCCTTCTGTTAATTCGTCCatacaatccaccaaaatctacatctgaaaacattttaagcgagaaataggctacgccactgctgaatctcgtttcattttagaactagatcgcctagttttgacagcttggtccaagtttcatgAGTTAGACGCAtcacgctggacgggctcatttgcataaagttgcaTGAAAGTTGAGTTCTTTTTCAACattatgcaaatacagaccgCCTCCAACTTGTCGCAACACTCCCACCATaagaaatgaatggaaagcatTAAGACGCCCTCTGTCATCGGATGATGCACGTCTGACGGAGACTCCCTGTTTTTACACTTCAGGTCTATTTgtctaaaaaacaaataattcatTACAACTATTAAGAAACTAGTGACAAACCGCCTACAACATACTACACTGAAGGAGATACACATCACAACAGCTTGCCATGCCACACAGATAAAATGTGAAGTACCGGCGTTGGCATTTAGATTCACAGAATGTGGTCAAAGCCTTTAAAATTcatgtctttctctttttttgtcctCCAGGAGAGCGTTGACCTGGGAGAGATCATGTACTCGCTGTGCTACCTCCCCACAGCGGGGAGAATGACCCTAACAGTCATCAAATGCAGAAACCTCAAAGCCATGGACATCACAGGCTCTTCAGGTAACCTGACAGCAAATAAGATGTGGCTCGCATCAAAAGCACACACTGAGGCCATAAATCGAACTTAGCTGAAACGAGACAGCAGGTGGCCACTTAGATTGGAAATAGGGAAGAGACCTGGGGAGGCCTTTGAGGGCAAATTATTCAAAGTATTAAAATCTGTCAGAATACGTgtcttatttcttattttaactGTGAAAAAGGAAGTGGTTTTGTATTTTGTGGCGCTTCTGAACACCTGAATGTTTAAAGACAGGCGCATAAAACATTCAGCATAATCGCCTTTAACATTTGTATTGTTAGTTTTGGttgatatcatcatcatcatatgacAGTAAACATGTCTCCCAGACCCGTACGTGAAGGTTTACCTGATATGTGACGGACGGAGGTTAAAGAAGCGAAAAACAACTACCAAGAAAAGCACGCTCAACCCAGTGTACAACGAGGCCATCATCTTCGACATCCCCCCGGAGAACGTGGAACAAGTCAGTCTGTCCATCATGGTGATGGATTATGATCGGTGAGTCAAGCAGTCACtagctactgtatatacaccATAGAAATAGGATAGGAATAGAACGGACATTCACATTCAAATCAACTTCCTCTAGTCAACTACTAGAAGCTTTACAATGTGCATccaaatgtgtgttaatgtgtgtgtgttttactacTCACAGGGTTGGACACAATGAGGTGATCGGTGTGTGTCGCACCGGGCCAGATGCCGAGGGTCTTGGACGAGATCACTGGAACGAAATGTTGGCTTACCCGCGGAAGCCCATCACACACTG includes:
- the syt10 gene encoding synaptotagmin-10 isoform X3, which produces MNHRPPGSPGVQWLNRRDMSVRTEDSITLCQRALQIVTELCLTGHVDRDKCSDIFPLESNIPDISISLLAVVVGFCGLALLVVSLFVFWKLCWPIWRSKALSAHAENGLHVVFPEAPPANSPPVTECKAPEVEKKYYPLEVKANGRSTVKLLEAAMKISQTSPDIPAEVQTALREKLSQQAKIQRQTTEPTSSSRHNSFRRHLPRQMNVTSVDFSPDTLPLRQSSTVSIGRIKPELYKQKSVDSEDGAKEPVETCGKLSFALRYDYEEQALVVRILKALELPAKDFTGTSDPYVKIYLLPERKKKFQTRVHRKNLNPMFDETFCFPVVYDEICNRKLHFSVYDFDRFTSHDMIGEVVVDNLFELSDLSREAVVWKDIHAATTESVDLGEIMYSLCYLPTAGRMTLTVIKCRNLKAMDITGSSDPYVKVYLICDGRRLKKRKTTTKKSTLNPVYNEAIIFDIPPENVEQVSLSIMVMDYDRVGHNEVIGVCRTGPDAEGLGRDHWNEMLAYPRKPITHWHALGECPGRAASFESQGSCPSPKPPQTP
- the syt10 gene encoding synaptotagmin-10 isoform X2, whose translation is MNHRPPGSPGVQWLNRRDMSVRTEDSITLCQRALQIVTELCLTGHVDRDKCSDIFPLESNIPGKGNADISISLLAVVVGFCGLALLVVSLFVFWKLCWPIWRSKALSAHAENGLHVVFPEAPPANSPPVTECKAPEVEKKYYPLEVKANGRSTVKLLEAAMKISQTSPDIPAEVQTALREKLSQQAKIQRQTTEPTSSSRHNSFRRHLPRQMNVTSVDFSPDTLPLRQSSTVSIGRIKPELYKQKSVDSEDGAKEPVETCGKLSFALRYDYEEQALVVRILKALELPAKDFTGTSDPYVKIYLLPERKKKFQTRVHRKNLNPMFDETFCFPVVYDEICNRKLHFSVYDFDRFTSHDMIGEVVVDNLFELSDLSREAVVWKDIHAATTESVDLGEIMYSLCYLPTAGRMTLTVIKCRNLKAMDITGSSDPYVKVYLICDGRRLKKRKTTTKKSTLNPVYNEAIIFDIPPENVEQVSLSIMVMDYDRVGHNEVIGVCRTGPDAEGLGRDHWNEMLAYPRKPITHWHALGECPGRAASFESQGSCPSPKPPQTP
- the syt10 gene encoding synaptotagmin-10 isoform X1 codes for the protein MYIQKAAVQTLHLNINNRKCHEQMGAFFSHAFLDAEVLYDFILSCFIKQVHMLPPLSYSWLSLLFSLSPLHVCLSYFVPRLPLLSFSCVSCPPLWVSPWLRVDISISLLAVVVGFCGLALLVVSLFVFWKLCWPIWRSKALSAHAENGLHVVFPEAPPANSPPVTECKAPEVEKKYYPLEVKANGRSTVKLLEAAMKISQTSPDIPAEVQTALREKLSQQAKIQRQTTEPTSSSRHNSFRRHLPRQMNVTSVDFSPDTLPLRQSSTVSIGRIKPELYKQKSVDSEDGAKEPVETCGKLSFALRYDYEEQALVVRILKALELPAKDFTGTSDPYVKIYLLPERKKKFQTRVHRKNLNPMFDETFCFPVVYDEICNRKLHFSVYDFDRFTSHDMIGEVVVDNLFELSDLSREAVVWKDIHAATTESVDLGEIMYSLCYLPTAGRMTLTVIKCRNLKAMDITGSSDPYVKVYLICDGRRLKKRKTTTKKSTLNPVYNEAIIFDIPPENVEQVSLSIMVMDYDRVGHNEVIGVCRTGPDAEGLGRDHWNEMLAYPRKPITHWHALGECPGRAASFESQGSCPSPKPPQTP